The following are encoded together in the Plasmodium vinckei vinckei genome assembly, chromosome: PVVCY_12 genome:
- a CDS encoding enolase, putative produces the protein MAHVITRINAREILDSRGNPTVEVDLETTLGIFRAAVPSGASTGIYEALELRDNDKGRYLGKGVQQAIKNINEIIAPKLIGLDCRDQKKIDNMMVQELDGSKTEWGWSKSKLGANAILAISMAICRAGAAANKTSLYKYLGQLAGKNTDKMVLPVPCLNVINGGSHAGNKLSFQEFMIVPVGAPTFKEAMRYGAEVYHTLKSEIKKKYGIDAINVGDEGGFAPNILNAHEALDLLVAAIKKAGYENKVKIAMDVAASEFYNSETKTYDLDFKTPNNDKSLVKSGQELVDLYIDLVKKYPIISIEDPFDQDDWENYAKLTEAIGKDVQIVGDDLLVTNPTRIGKALEKKACNALLLKVNQIGSITEAIEACLLSQKNNWGVMVSHRSGETEDVFIADLVVALRTGQIKTGAPCRSERNAKYNQLFRIEESLGANGAFAGEKFRFQLN, from the exons ATGGCTCATGTAATAACACGCATAAATGCCCGTGAAATTTTGG ATTCCCGAGGAAACCCAACTGTTGAGGTTGATCTCGAAACCACCCTTGGAATATTCAGAGCAGCTGTTCCATCAGGAGCTTCAACCGGTATATATGAAGCCCTTGAATTAAGAGATAACGACAAGGGTAGGTATTTAGGAAAGGGTGTACAACaagctataaaaaatattaatgaaattattGCCCCAAAATTAATTGGCTTAGATTGTAGagaccaaaaaaaaatcgacAACATGATGGTTCAAGAATTAGATGGTAGCAAAACTGAATGGGGATGGTCAAAAAGTAAATTAGGAGCAAATGCTATATTAGCTATATCTATGGCTATATGTAGAGCAGGTGCAGCAGCAAATAAAACTTccttatataaatatttaggTCAATTAGCTGGTAAAAATACTGACAAGATGGTTTTACCAGTACCATGCTTAAATGTCATTAATGGAGGTTCCCATGCAGGAAACAAATTATCATTCCAAGAGTTTATGATTGTCCCAGTTGGTGCACCAACCTTTAAAGAAGCTATGAGATATGGTGCTGAAGTATATCATACATTAAAAtctgaaattaaaaaaaaatatggcaTTGATGCTATAAATGTTGGTGATGAAGGTGGATTTGCTCcaaacattttaaatgcTCATGAAGCTCTTGATTTATTAGTTGCAGCTATTAAAAAAGCAGGATATGAAAACAAAGTAAAAATTGCTATGGATGTTGCTGCTTCcgaattttataatagtGAAACTAAAACATATGATCTTGATTTTAAAACAccaaataatgataaatcaTTAGTTAAATCAGGACAAGAATTAGttgatttatatattgaCTTAGTTAAGAAATACCCAATTATTTCAATTGAAGATCCATTTGATCAAGATGATTGGGAAAATTATGCAAAATTAACAGAAGCTATTGGCAAAGATGTACAAATTGTTGGTGATGATTTATTAGTTACTAACCCAACTAGAATTGGAAAAgctttagaaaaaaaagcttGCAAtgctttattattaaaagttAATCAAATAGGTTCTATTACTGAAGCTATTGAAGCTTGCTTATTAtcccaaaaaaataactgGGGTGTTATGGTTTCACATAGATCTGGAGAAACCGAAGATGTATTTATAGCTGACTTAGTTGTTGCTTTAAGAACCGGACAAATAAAAACTGGTGCTCCATGCAGAAGTGAAAGAAATGCAAAATACAATCAATTATTTAGAATTGAAGAATCACTAGGTGCTAATGGAGCATTTGCTGGTGAAAAATTCAGATTCCAATTAAACTAA